From Salvelinus sp. IW2-2015 linkage group LG18, ASM291031v2, whole genome shotgun sequence, a single genomic window includes:
- the LOC111978243 gene encoding PHD finger protein 10 isoform X2, with protein sequence MATVLPTRPCDSNPATPGAQSVKDDIEEVSNDGSQAPKRQRMGSGDSSRSCDTSCQELGPTYFSAENLTEYRWPSDGSGEYYMLQEQVSEYLGVTSFKRKYPGLTALRSDEVIDLMIKEYPGKHAEYSVILQERERQRITEEYSKMQQQKPQKVEASKVPEYIQKAAKKAAEFNSNFNRERMEERRAYFDLQTHIIQVPQGRYKVLPPERTKTGPYPVALIPGQFQDYYKRYSPNELRYLPLNTALFEPPLDPELPALDSDGDSDDANDNKGEEGKNNSDSSSGNTSDGDSQDSGVQSKGKAKDRTTTPAKDATPRPNQHKSVPGYKPKVMPNAICGICQKGKESNKEGKPEALIHCSQCKNSAHPSCLDMSEELVGLIKTYPWQCMECKTCTVCKHPHHEEEMMFCDTCDRGFHSFCVGLDSIPLGCWVCECCNKESSTPKKKRGRKKQQKSKSAYK encoded by the exons ATGGCTACTGTTCTCCCAACCAGACCTTGCGATAGCAACCCTGCAACCCCGGGAGCTCAGTCTGTAAAG GATGACATCGAGGAAGTGTCCAATGATGGCAGTCAAGCTCCAAAAAGACAGCGCATGGGTTCAGGTGACAGTTCCAGAAGTTGCGACACCTCCTGCCAGGAACTTGG GCCCACATACTTCTCAGCAGAAAATCTGACCGAGTACAGGTGGCCATCAGACGGTAGTGGGGAGTACTATATGTTACAAGAACAAGTCAGTGAATATCTGGGAGTCACTTCATTTAAGCGAAAATATCCAG GCTTGACTGCTTTACGAAGTGATGAAGTCATTGATTTGATGATCAAGGAGTACCCAGGAAAACATGCTGAGTATTCTGTCATCCTCCAAGAGAGGGAGCGCCAGAGGATAACAGAAGAGTACTCT AAAATGCAGCAACAAAAGCCTCAGAAGGTTGAAGCCAGTAAAGTGCCAGAGTACATACAGAAAGCTGCCAAGAAAGCTGCTGAGTTCAACAGTAACTTCAACAGGGaaaggatggaagagagaagggCCTATTTTGACCTTCAGACACAC ATTATCCAAGTACCCCAAGGGAGGTATAAAGTCCTTCCTCCAGAGAGAACCAAGACTGGACCCTATCCAGTGGCCCTCATCCCTGGGCAGTTCCAGGACTACTACAAAAG GTACTCTCCCAACGAGCTGCGCTACTTGCCCCTGAACACAGCCCTGTTCGAGCCCCCCCTGGACCCGGAGCTGCCTGCCCTGGACAGTGATGGGGACTCGGACGATGCAAATGACAACAAGGGAGAAGAGGGCAAGAAYAATTCA GACAGCTCATCTGGAAACACCTCAGATGGGGACAGTCAGGACAGTGGAGTGCAGTCAAAGGGCAAGGCCAAGGACAGGACTACCACCCCGGCTAAAGATGCCACcccacgccccaaccaacacaaaTCTGTCCCTGGGTACAAG CCTAAGGTCATGCCCAATGCTATTTGTGGCATTTGCCAGAAGGGTAAGGAGTCCAACAAAGAAGGAAAGCCAGAAGCTCTCATTCACTGCTCACAGTGCAAGAACAGTG CTCACCCATCATGCCTGGACATGAGTGAGGAGCTGGTGGGTCTGATTAAGACCTACCCGTGGCAGTGCATGGAGTGTAAGACGTGCACGGTGTGTAAGCATCCCCATCACGAGGAGGAGATGATGTTCTGTGACACGTGTGACCGGGGCTTCCACTCCTTCTGCGTGGGCCTGGACTCCATCCCTCTAG
- the LOC111978243 gene encoding PHD finger protein 10 isoform X1, which translates to MATVLPTRPCDSNPATPGAQSVKDDIEEVSNDGSQAPKRQRMGSGDSSRSCDTSCQELGPTYFSAENLTEYRWPSDGSGEYYMLQEQVSEYLGVTSFKRKYPDLERRDLSHKEKLYLREQNVITETQCTLGLTALRSDEVIDLMIKEYPGKHAEYSVILQERERQRITEEYSKMQQQKPQKVEASKVPEYIQKAAKKAAEFNSNFNRERMEERRAYFDLQTHIIQVPQGRYKVLPPERTKTGPYPVALIPGQFQDYYKRYSPNELRYLPLNTALFEPPLDPELPALDSDGDSDDANDNKGEEGKNNSDSSSGNTSDGDSQDSGVQSKGKAKDRTTTPAKDATPRPNQHKSVPGYKPKVMPNAICGICQKGKESNKEGKPEALIHCSQCKNSAHPSCLDMSEELVGLIKTYPWQCMECKTCTVCKHPHHEEEMMFCDTCDRGFHSFCVGLDSIPLGCWVCECCNKESSTPKKKRGRKKQQKSKSAYK; encoded by the exons ATGGCTACTGTTCTCCCAACCAGACCTTGCGATAGCAACCCTGCAACCCCGGGAGCTCAGTCTGTAAAG GATGACATCGAGGAAGTGTCCAATGATGGCAGTCAAGCTCCAAAAAGACAGCGCATGGGTTCAGGTGACAGTTCCAGAAGTTGCGACACCTCCTGCCAGGAACTTGG GCCCACATACTTCTCAGCAGAAAATCTGACCGAGTACAGGTGGCCATCAGACGGTAGTGGGGAGTACTATATGTTACAAGAACAAGTCAGTGAATATCTGGGAGTCACTTCATTTAAGCGAAAATATCCAG aTTTGGAAAGGAGAGACCTCTCCCACAAGGAGAAGCTATATCTGAGGGAGCAAAATGTCATCACAGAGACACAGTGCACCTTGG GCTTGACTGCTTTACGAAGTGATGAAGTCATTGATTTGATGATCAAGGAGTACCCAGGAAAACATGCTGAGTATTCTGTCATCCTCCAAGAGAGGGAGCGCCAGAGGATAACAGAAGAGTACTCT AAAATGCAGCAACAAAAGCCTCAGAAGGTTGAAGCCAGTAAAGTGCCAGAGTACATACAGAAAGCTGCCAAGAAAGCTGCTGAGTTCAACAGTAACTTCAACAGGGaaaggatggaagagagaagggCCTATTTTGACCTTCAGACACAC ATTATCCAAGTACCCCAAGGGAGGTATAAAGTCCTTCCTCCAGAGAGAACCAAGACTGGACCCTATCCAGTGGCCCTCATCCCTGGGCAGTTCCAGGACTACTACAAAAG GTACTCTCCCAACGAGCTGCGCTACTTGCCCCTGAACACAGCCCTGTTCGAGCCCCCCCTGGACCCGGAGCTGCCTGCCCTGGACAGTGATGGGGACTCGGACGATGCAAATGACAACAAGGGAGAAGAGGGCAAGAAYAATTCA GACAGCTCATCTGGAAACACCTCAGATGGGGACAGTCAGGACAGTGGAGTGCAGTCAAAGGGCAAGGCCAAGGACAGGACTACCACCCCGGCTAAAGATGCCACcccacgccccaaccaacacaaaTCTGTCCCTGGGTACAAG CCTAAGGTCATGCCCAATGCTATTTGTGGCATTTGCCAGAAGGGTAAGGAGTCCAACAAAGAAGGAAAGCCAGAAGCTCTCATTCACTGCTCACAGTGCAAGAACAGTG CTCACCCATCATGCCTGGACATGAGTGAGGAGCTGGTGGGTCTGATTAAGACCTACCCGTGGCAGTGCATGGAGTGTAAGACGTGCACGGTGTGTAAGCATCCCCATCACGAGGAGGAGATGATGTTCTGTGACACGTGTGACCGGGGCTTCCACTCCTTCTGCGTGGGCCTGGACTCCATCCCTCTAG
- the LOC111978239 gene encoding proteasome subunit beta type-1 produces the protein MFTTQVYGDNGKMKEYHYTGPVEHRFSPYSFNGGTVLAVAGEDFAIVASDTRLSEGYSIHSRDSPKCYKLTNTTVIGCSGFHGDCLTLTKIIDARLKMYKHSNNKSMTSGAIAAMLSTILYGRRFFPYYVYNIIGGLDEEGKGAVYSFDPVGSYQRDTYKAGGSASAMLQPLLDNQIGFKNMEGVQHLPLNQEKAVQLVKDVFISAAERDVYTGDALRICIVTKEGIKEETVPLRKD, from the exons ATGTTTACTACACAAGTTTATGGAGATAATGGGAAAATGAAGGAGTATCACTATACTGGACCAGTAGAGCACCGATTCTCTCCATATTCCTTCAACGGAGG GACTGTGCTTGCTGTTGCAGGTGAAGACTTTGCAATTGTGGCCTCAGACACCCGTTTGAGTGAAGGCTATTCAATCCACAGTCGTGACTCTCCAAAATGTTACAAGTT AACAAATACAACTGTCATAGGCTGCAGTGGATTCCATGGGGATTGCTTGACTCTTACCAAAATCATTGATGCAAGATTAAAG ATGTACAAGCACTCAAACAACAAGAGCATGACAAGTGGAGCCATCGCAGCCATGCTGTCAACAATCCTGTACGGTAGAAGATTCTTCCCCTACTACGTTTACAACATCATCGGTGGCTTGGATGAGGAGG GTAAAGGAGCTGTTTACAGTTTTGACCCTGTGGGATCCTATcagagagacacatacaaagctggtGGCTCAGCGAGTGCCATGCTGCAACCTCTGCTTGACAACCAG ATTGGATTCAAGAACATGGAGGGTGTGCAGCACCTGCCCCTGAACCAGGAGAAGGCTGTGCAGCTGGTCAAAGATGTCTTCATCTCTGCTGCTGAGAGAGACGTGTACACCGGAGATGCCCTCAGGATCTGCATCGTCACCAAGGAGGGCATCAAAGAAGAGACAGTCCCACTCAGGAAGGACTGA